TGCCGATTTAAGGCAAGTCAATCTGAGTAAAGCAGACTTATCAGAAGCCAACGGGATTAAGGCCAATTTGACCCAGGCAAAGTTAGACTCCACCCAATTGCAACAGAGCAATTTAAGTCGGGCTTTCATGAGTGAAGCTAGCTTAAAGGGGGCTAATTTAAAAGGCGCTAATTTGAGCAAAACAGACTTGAGTTTCTCTAACTTAAGCTCAGCCCTTTTACGAGATGCCAATTTAGGTAAAAGCATTGCGATTGAGGCAAATTTTAGAGGCGCTGATTTACGCAATACAAATTTCAAGAACGGACAATGCGTAAAAGCAAACTTTAGTCGAGTGGATGGTTGTGAAGTAGACTTGTCCTCCGCTAATTTAACAGGCGTCGATCTGAGTGATGCCGATCTGCAGCAAGCGGTGCTCAAGGAAGCGAATCTCCGGGACGTCAACTTCACTCGCTGTCGGCTGTTTGGCACTAATTTTGCCGCGGCTACCCTGACAGGGGCTTGCATAGAAGATATCAGCCCTAATGCCACCACCACTTTAGTAGATGTTGTCTGTGACTATGCCTATCAACGCAACAATCAGCAGGAACGCATCCCCAAGCAAGGCTATTTTGAGCCCGGAGACGTAAAAACCTTTTTTGCTGAAGCTCAAGCCACCCTTAATTTGGGACTACCTAAGGATGTCCATTGGGCCGCGCTAACGTACAGTCTCCAGTGGTTGCAAACCCAACCTGACTGCCAACCCGTCAAAATCCAGCGGTTAGAACACAATCCAGATGGCACTGTTTTGCTGAGATTGGCTATCGCGACCAGCGTTGACAAGGAACGACTGCAGCTCGATCTTTGGCGAGTCTATGAAGAAACCTACATGATGCTAGAACCTGAGGATGGTCAACCCTTAGCAAAGCCTTTACCCAGTATTGATCCTCAACAATACGGTCATCACGAGTCTATTAATCGCTTATTTGATTTCCTCACACTGATGATGGAGGCGATTACCCCTAATGGAGCCGTGATTAACAACCATGACCTCGCGGTATCATGCAATGGGACCAACATCCACGACGGCCAGACATTCCCCGAGCTCGCGGTCACTAATTCTTTACTGCAGGGGGAGATGGCAGATACCTTACAACAACCCCATACTCTCTAATTCTTCTATAGCCTGAAGTCCTGTTGGATCTCCAAGCTTGAGTAGGGAACTCTTGGCATCCTCTTGAACACCGAGATCTTCATCACTGAGGGCCTTGATCATGGCTGCAATCGCTTGGCCATAGAGATCTCCCCTTGCAAGTACTTTGCTTAATTGCCCTAAAGACCAAGCGCAGTTACTCCGCACGGGTGCCATGGATTCTGTTTGCAGGGCATGGAGTACCGCAGGGATGGCAGCAGCAGCGACATCAGCATCAATTTCGGAGAGTTGTCCTAGGGAACTGGCAGCCCAGAGGCGGACGGCTGATATATCATTCTCCAGCGCATCCACTAAGGGTTCAAGGACGCGCTGATCTCGGCAATTGCCTAAAGCCCAAACAACACCTTTACGAACGTATCCATTCCAATCTTGATGAAATTGATGGATTAGGGGCAGAACAGCCGTATTGCTAGGGTTACGCCCTAAAGCATAAGCTGCACTTACCCGCACTAAGGGACAGGCGTCAGAGAGTAATTGAATCAAATACGGAATGGCTCTAGGATCTTGGAGCTCACAAAACGCTCTCGCTGCGATCATGCGTTGGGTCACGTCAGTCGATGCTAAAAATTGCAGCATCTCCTCGACATCGGGCTTTGCTGCTTCTGCCGCCGGATCATCGACGGCAGCCATGTGATCCAACGGACTTTCTAGATTGTCCTCGTCATCTAGGAGGCTAAGATCTTCTTCGTTATACATAACTGTAACTGTACAACACTGAATACCTCTGATTTTGGCAAAACTGGGATTGATAACAAGACCAGGTTAAAGTCATAGTCTAATCGTCTAGACTGATAAGGCAAAACTGAAGCTTAAGAGGACACCATGCGGCTATCTCAAATGCTGTTTGTGACGCTGCGAGAAGACCCAGCGGAAGCAGAAATCCCCAGCCATAAATTACTCTTGCGGGCTGGGTATATTCGCCGCATAGGCAGTGGGATTTATGCTTATTTACCGTTGATGTGGCGCGTGTTGCAAAAGGTGTCTCAGATTGTCCGGGAGGAAATGGACGCAGCTGGGGCTCAAGAATGTTTGCTGCCCCAAATCCAGCCCGCTGAGTTATGGCAAGAATCAGGCCGATGGGACACCTATACGCAAGCAGAAGGGATTATGTTTGCCCTCCAGGATCGCCAGGACCGGGAGTTGGGATTAGGGCCGACCCACGAAGAGGTGATTACTGCGGTCGCCAGGGATATGATTCGGTCCTACCGTCAGCTTCCTTTGAACCTTTATCAAATTCAAACCAAATTCCGTGATGAGATTCGCCCCCGGTTTGGCCTGATGCGGGGACGGGAATTTATTATGAAAGATGCCTATTCCTTCTCCGCTGATGAAGCCGACCTTCAGGCTATTTATAGCAAAATGCATGACGCTTACTGCAATATTCTTCGACGATCTGGCTTAGCGTATCGCGCAGTTGATGCTGATTCAGGAGCTATTGGCGGCTCTGGGTCCCAGGAGTTTATGGTATTAGCCGAAGCTGGGGAAGATGAAGTTCTCTACACCGAAGATGGTAAATATGCGGCCAATGTAGAAAAAGCAGTGTCCCTACCAGCAGAGGCTCAACCTTCCTCCTTTAAGACCCTAGAGACGAAAGAAACGCCTAAGGTAGATACGATTGCCAAGCTCTGTGATTGCTTGCAATGCTCGCCAACTCAGGTCGTCAAAACAGTGCTTTACGAAGCAGTTTATGACAATGGTCAGACAATCTTGGCCTTAGTGAGCCTCCGAGGTGATCAGGCAGTCAATGAGGTGAAGTTGCAGAATGAGTTGGTCAAGTTAGGCGAGGTGGTGAAAGGCAAAGCCTTGATCGCATTGAATGTGGCAGAAGGTGAAACCAAATGGGCGAGTCAGCCTCTACCACTGGGGTATATTGCCCCTAATTTAGCAGATAGCTATATTCAAAAGTCCAAACAGGTGCATGGCAAGTTTGTTCGCTTAGTTGATCAAACGGCTGTGGATCTCAAGGATTTTGTGACGGGGGCGAACGAGGTTGGCGTTCATCAAGTCGGGGTCAACTGGAAGACAGATATTCCCTTACCCAAACATGTGGTGGATGTTCGCACAGCTCTGGTGGGAGATCGAGCGGTACACGACCCTAAACAAACCCTACAAACTGCTCGTGGCATCGAAATTGGTCATATCTTCCAATTAGGGACAAAGTACTCCCAGGCCTTAGGGGCGACCTATACGAATGAAGCGGGTAAAGAACAGCCATTAGTGATGGGCTGCTATGGCGTTGGGGTCTCTCGTCTGGCCCAAGCTGCTGTGGAACAATCCTATGACAAAGATGGGATTGTCTGGCCCGTTGCGATCGCACCGTATCACGCCATCATTATTATTCCCAATGGGAAAGATAGCGACCAGGTGGAGGCCGCTGAAAAACTCTACAGCGAGCTCAATGCTGCAGGCATAGAAACCTTACTAGACGATCGGACAGAACGAGCGGGGGTGAAATTCAAAGACGCTGACTTAATTGGAATTCCCTATCGAATTGTGACGGGACGATCCTTGAAGGAAGGCAACGTTGAGATGGTAGAACGAGCCACCCACGACGCTCATCAAATTGCGTTAGATCAGGTTTTACCCACTCTTAAAGAATATTTAGCGAAAGCCATTTCTACGTAGGGATTCTGTCCTGATCAACTCCTATTATAAGTCTTAACTTTTGGAACTTAAGCCTCTGTAAATTCGTCTATAAAGAGGCTAATTCTGGGACATATAGTGCTGAAATAGTGCTGACATTTGCTGTTATATAAACTCAAGCGCTACTCAACCCGTTTCTCCAATTGCATGACGTGAGTTATGGAGTACACCACGGTGTCATTCCCCTAGAGTGTCCACCCACAAACCCAGATTGGATTCCTTGAGTTAGGCTAGACTGGATGGCCCCCTGTTCTCCTGATCTAGCTAGATAGATGTATTCATAGAGGATAAAGTCCAAAAATGGCACAACTACGGTACCAAAGTAGGCGGTTTTGGGGAGGTTTGGTTGGCGTTGCCTTAGTATTGGGAGGATTTGGCTGTCAGCCCCAACAGACATCCACAGAAACGAGTCCCTCACCTGTGGCTTCTCCTCAACCCGGCCAAACAGATCCTGAACCGCCCGTTGCGAACCCTGAGCTTGCAGTTTATTGGGTTGCCTATAAAGATCAAGAGCAGCTGGTGCTGGAACCCACCAAACTGCCTCTAGATAACTTGGAGAATGCCACGTCTGAGGAACAATTGGTCGTTGCTTTCAAACGGTTACTGGAAGGACCTGCTAATGCTGATAAGACAAATGCAATTCCTGAAAAGACTCAACTGAATAGCCTGAAATTGCAAGAGGATGGGATTCGCATTGATTTATCGAGGGAGTTCACAACTGGTGGCGGGACCAAATCGATGCAAGCTCGTCTCGGCCAAGTTGTTTACACTGCCAGCAGTTTGAATCCCAAGGCAGCCATTTGGATTTCCATTGATGGAGAGCCCTTAGAGGTTTTATCCGGGGATGGGCTCATCGTTTCACAACCGATGACCCGCAAGGAATTTGATGATAACTTTTCCCTATAAACAAAAGGGCTTTTAGAGGATATCCGTGAGTTTCTGGGGCTTCTGGGAATCCTAATAAAGATAGGCTCTTGGTTTGGGGTCTAAATAACTTGATCTGGAGTCAGCTGCCTTCTCTATCTTGAGGTCAGTTTACGGATCACTCTTGTGCCAATCATAATAACGATATCCCCATTCTCCATTCCAGAATCAAGTCTATGACGGTGTCTAAAAGCCCCGCAGAAAAAAAGCGGGAGGAGCAGCGCATGCAGGATGTATTAGTCCTGCTGCAACATTTAACTGAAAATGAAGAAACCACGATCAAGCTGATGATTGAATGCCTTTACGACGTAGGGGCCGTTAACTTCATTAATAAAAAGGTTCAAAACGACTCCATCAACCAATTGGCTAAAACCCTGGCGGGGATGTCGAAGCCCATCGCTAAACGCTATGGCTACTACTGGTTCAAGAAAAATTGTCCTGAGTTGATTGTGAACTGGCTACAGCGAAAAGTTGCTTTTCCTCCGCCTAAACTATCGCCTTCCCCTAAAGCAGAAGTAGAAGCCCAACCCGATATCATTAAAGCCGTAGAAGTCGCTGAAGCCCAGGCACAAGCGGATGGCTATCTAGCCGATGTTGCTAGTTCACCCTCGTTGGACAGGGTAGGGGATGGACAATCAAATCTAACGATTGATGCAACTGACACCCCAGAGACTCAACCAACGCCACTATCTTCATCATTAGAGTCTACTGAAGAAGTAAGAGACACCATCAAGCCTTTGTCTGAAGGACCAAAAATGAGACAGGAACAAGAGCCTTCTTTAGGGGCTACTCTGCGTTCAGCCAGTCACCCTGATGTCCGACGAATAGATAATCCAACGTTGGCAACTCCTTTGCCAGCAATGGTCAAAGCCACATCTCTACCAACTCCAATGGAGCAGAGAACACAGCAGATTCGCCGCCTGAAAACCCAAAATAGAGCATTAATCGGAACTTTAATTAGCACCATTTTGGTTGGGGGAGTAACCATTTGGCAGTTGCAGCAAAATACCTTGCTTCATCAATCAACTCCATCATCGATTATGCCCGCCAGTCAGACGGTAGAATAACCTTCCTCATCTAGCCAGCAGACCTGGCTTTATCATCCACAGAGACGGGACCAGCAGTAGCTACTGGCCCCCAAATAGTCCAGTTATTGATAGCTCTCCAACCAAGGTTGAATATCAATCGCTAGCTTGCGGCCTAACTGGAGAAGTTGGCGCATTTGGGCCATCGATAAAGGATTCCCTTGGGATAGATCTTGATTCGACATAGCATCGCCGTTCTGTTCCAGCAATTGAGCCTGGGTGATGGCTTGACTGTGATTCAAGAGGGTCATCTGCTCTTGCAGACAACGAAGATAGAGTTCTTGAGCCCGATCGAGATGAATATTGAGCTGGAGTTGATGGACTAGATTAAGCAAGATTTGTAGACGCTGAATCCGATGGGGAGATAAGTCCACATCTACGTGATGGAATAGTTGCCAGAGCAGACGGAGAATTAAATCTTCAAGTAAGGGATAGGCGGCATCCAATTTGAGACGACATCCAGCTTGCTCAGCTTCAGTTGCGATCGCAGCCAGTTCTGCTAAATCACTGGCTCCCACCTGGGAGGTTTCCAGCTCTGGATCGCTCATCTCTTTTTCCAGCCCTTTAAGGGTATTGAGGGCGCGATGATTGAGAGCGACTTGAGCAGCGGTTAGCAATTCGGGGGGTACTTCCAAGTCATCGTATTGGAAGGCCATTAACACCCCATAATTATCTCGATAGACTTGGGTATAGAGCTGATTGAGACGACTTAAGGTCTCTTGAGATAGGAGAGAGATAATCCGATGCCGTTCTTCTGGTAAGAGGTCATGGAGGCCATAATGCTGATGACCAAAGGTATCAGATATGGCCAACACGATATTGGTCGCACTGGCTTGCTGTAGGGTATTGAACAACTTGGCCTTCATCTCGCCATATTGCTTGCGACCACTAAAGAGCTGGACCCCACAATGAAAGTCCCAGCCACCAAGATGCAGCACGCAAAACACCAGATGTTCCGATTCAGACGTGACATTGGAGGTGAGCTGCAGTTGACCAATTGCCAAAGATAGGGATCCTAACCGCTGAATTTGATAATCGATCTGCTCGGCTTGGTAGGAAAAGTAAGGATGTTGAGGGGGATAGGGATTGAACAGAGAGGTGATGGCATAGTGGGCAGCCACGGCCTGGACGTCGATTTGAGAGGGAATCACCAACTGCTGGTACACCCCTGCTCCCGTCTCGAATAAAGCGACATTGCTGGGGGCTAAAGCCAAGCGCTGGATAAACTCAGGCTCAAGGCTGATCCCCGCCACATCCGCTGCCAAGTCAACGGCACGGGCGGCATATCGAAGAATCTGCACTCCTTCAGGCCGTGAGAGTTCGGCAAAGAACCAACCACAACTCGTATACATCAACAGGCCATGACGCTGCATCTCTAATAAGCGCAAGGCATCGACCCGTTCGTCTGGTGTCAGTTCATGGTTTTGATGAGCATTGAGAAAAGCTTGAATCGGATCGGCTGCAGAGGAATCGAGCTGCACTTGCCGAGGGAACTGGCCCATAATTTCGATGTAGCGATTTCGAGTTTCCCAGGGATCTTGGAACAGCAGCCCCCCAATTTCTTGATAAATATCCCTGAGCTGATCCCGCAGCCAATCTAAGGCATCCCGTAAAGGACGCCGCCATTTTTGATGCCAAAGGCTGCCTTCGCCACCACATCCACAGTCGTCCTGCCAACGATCAACCCCATGACTACAGCTCCAGGCTGTCACGGGCTTGAGCTGTACTTCCCATGTGGGAGGATGCAGACTCAGGTAATGGGCATAGTTAGTCACCGTCCATCCCATCTGGGGGAAGGTCTCGTGAAACGCATAGGCGATCGCTTTTTCCGTATCGCGTTTGTGGTGGCCAAAGGTCTCACCATCAGTCGCAATCGAAATCAGCTGAGACGGCTTGCGATCGCAGCGTACTGCCTGCCCTAATCGATTCGCCAGATTCTGAGAACTACTCAGCACCGCATTAAAGCCAATATCCCGAGAAATGGGGCCATCGTAAAAGAAGATATCGATGTAGCGTTCACGATCCAGCAGATAACAGCGATAGGGTCGGGTCGGGTCAATTTGCGCCCCCCCGACTTCTTCCCAGGTAGGGTGAGTATTAGCATCCGTATCGCTAGCCATACCCGGTATCAACCGACAGCGCTGGGCTTGAGAGGGGGCCAGAATAATAAATCGAATCCCTTCCTCAATCAACACCTCAATCGTGGCCATATCGACGGCAGCTTCCGCTAGCCACATGCCTTCGGGGTCGCGGCCAAATCGAGCTTGGAAGTCGGCTTTACCCCAACGCACCTGGGTGACTTTGTCCTGGCGATTGGCCAAGGGCATGATGATATGGTTGTAGACTTGTGCGATCCCATTACCGTGACCTTGGAGTCGCTCACAGCTCTTGCGATCGGCTTCAATAATACGCTGGTAAACCTCCGTATCATAGGTCTCCAACCAGCTCATCAAGGTTGGGCCGATATTGAAGCTGAGATATTCGAAATTATTGACAATATTGATGACTTCGCCCTGGTCATTAAAAATGCGCGCAAAGGCATTGGGGCGATAGCATTCGTGATAAATTCGCTCATTCCAATCATGAAACGGGGCCGCACTCGATTGCCGTTCGATGGTGCCCAAGTAAGGATTTTCCCGAGGAGGCTGATAAAAATGACCATGTAAGGTCACATAAACGCCCTCAGCCTGCTCTAGTGGACTAGTGGGTGAACGTAAGGGAGTAGAGACCTTAAAAGTCGACTGTTCCTGATCAGTATTCTCAGGAATATAAGAGGTTGTATTCATATCAAAAAAACCGCCATGGATGAAGAGATTTAGCGTTGATGCGGAATCATTAAGCGCTCGCTTAAAGCTTGATTTCAAACTCGAACATCCAGATCAGTTTGAATAGTGAGGATGCAGCGAAGCCACAAAAGAATAAATGAATGAGTCCTTTATGTAGTGAAGCCGGACGTAGTAATTGAATGAGGGCCTATGGAGGCAAAGAAACTGCTAACCTGTCTGTGGCTATAACCTAGGCGATCCCTTTTGGGAATAGGGGAAATCGCAAGATATCTTAAGAGTTTATTCGGGCATTATGGGTAAAGTCTTCATATTTCCTATGGGATCAGCCCGATTCACACCGAAATGCCCCTGATAACCGCCCATTAATCTGAGGCAAATCTAGATTTTCCCAAATTGATTTTGATGTACTTGTAAACCCAACTCATCTGCAATTGTGACTCTCAAAAATCGTATTTTTATTGTCTTACTGCTGTTTATCCCTGTCTCGATTGCAGCAGATCTCCTGGAGTGGGGACCGCTCCCTCTATTTGCGACATCAGCGCTCGCTATTGTGCCTTTAGCTGCATGGATGGGCACAGCAACGGAAGAGATTGCTGTGGTCATTGGTCCCTCCGCCGGTGGACTGCTCAATGCCACCTTTGGTAATGCTACGGAACTAATTATTGCTTTTATCGCCCTCCAAGCCGGTTTGGTAGAGGTGGTCAAAGCCAGTATTACCGGTTCCATTTTGGGTAACCTCCTTCTCGTGATGGGGTTGTCCATGCTGCTGGGCGGACTACGATTCAAAGAGCAAACCTTTCAGCCCGTTGTGGCTCGCGTGAATGCCTCATCCATGAACTTAGCGGTCATTGCAATTTTGTTGCCCACCGCCATCAAGTTCTCCGCCGAAGGCATCGAGAGTCAGGTTCTCCAGAACCTTTCCATTGCCGTTGCCATCGTGTTGATTGGAGTTTATGGTTTAACGCTTCTGTTCTCCATGAAAACCCACACCTATCTGTTTGACGTGGGAGTTGCAGGTATGGAATCAGAAGAAGAGGCCCATGAAGAAGGCTCAGGTAACTTGCGATTATGGATTGGTGTTTTACTCGCAGCAACCCTAGCGGTTGCCGTTGAATCTGAATTTTTAGTGGGCAGTTTAGAAGCAGCCACTGAGCAACTTGGGTTGACGCCCTTGTTTACAGGGGTGATTTTACTCCCCATTATTGGTAATGCCGCAGAGCATGCCACCGCCGTCACCGTGGCCATGAAAGACAAGATGGATTTATCTGTTTCTGTTGCCGTCGGCTCCAGTATGCAGATTGCCCTGTTTGTTGCCCCAGCCTTAGTCCTGGCAGGCTGGGTAATTGGTCAGCCCATGGACTTAGACTTCAACCCCTTTGAATTGGTCGCTGTTGCCGTATCAGTCCTGATTGCCAATTCGATTAGCTCAGATGGTCAGTCCAACTGGTTAGAAGGGACGCTACTCCTCGCCACCTATGCAGTGTTAGGATTAGCCTTTTATTTTCATCCTCTGACGTGATCAGCCCTTAAGAATCTGGCGTCACTACATATTCAGACTCAATAGGCTCTAGCCGCCCTGATTGAACCAGCGCCTGGTAAATCATGGCGGCGACTTCTGCCCGAGTAGCATTGGCCTCTGGCTTCAATAGTCCCGGCTCAGGATGACTCACCACAATATTTTCTTGGGTCGAAGCGGCAATTTTTCCTTTTGACCAACCGGGGAGCTGGCTCTGATCTTGGAACTGCTGCAGGCTAGTTTCTGGGGAAGTAGGAATGTCCAGTTCTAACCCACTGACCAGAGCCACTAATACTTCATATCTGGGCACAAGCTTATCCGGCTGAAAATCTCCTTCCGGATATCCGCTCATAAATTTCTTATCGACCGCGTCTTCAATGGCGCCTGCAGCCCAATAATCTGATGCAATATCAGAAAAGGTTAGAGCACTCTGGCCGGGCTCATCGACAAAAGCACGTTGAATTTGGGCTGCTAATTCAGCCCGAGTCACGGGCTTATCGGGTTGGAACTTTCCATCTGGGTAATCCGGAATAATCCCTTGGGCATGCAGCTTTGTGATAAAAGGATAGGCCCAATGATCCTCAGGTACATCAGAAATATCAAGCTGTGAGGGAATCACATCCGGTGCATCTAGGCCGCCAATCGCTTCTGTAGGGCCTTGCGGAACAGCTGCTGTTTGATTGGTTGGAGCCTGTCCAGGCGTATTCCCTGTCTCACCAGTACTCGGAGCATCTTCACTAACAGAAGGAGCACTGGCAATAGGTGAGTCACCAGCTGATTCACCTGATGGGCTATTGGCCGATGGGTTCGGGTTTAGAGGCGAAGAAGAGACCGATGGAGAAGAAGGTGGTGTTAGAGAGGGTTCCTGCTGATTGCCAGTCACCCCAAAGTAAGTAATGGCGCCTAACGTTGACAGAGCGACCAATAAACCAACAGCCTGAACACGGTTAAGGGGTAATTTACCGCTTAACGCACCTAAATCGCCTGCATTTGCCCCAGTAGAAGGACCTGAACCCACAGCCACTGGCTCTGGTGCTGGCACAGGATCTGGTACCGGAGTTGAGGGAACCTCGGGTTCACCATCACTTTCTACGGCGGGTATAGACTCAAGGCCCTCCGCTTCAGGCAGAGCAGTACTCTCGTCTGTGATTTCTCCTAACGGAGAAATCACAGCAGGAATATCAGCTGCAGGGCCATCTGGATCAACCGGATCAGTGGGGACAGCCCCTACGTCACTCGTCGACACATCTCCCATATCAGAACTGATACCCCCCGGGCTGGCAGGCGTTGTACTGCTGTCTGGGGTGACTTCTGTATCGATAGGGAGTGGTGACTCCGCCACTGGCAGGTTTTCATCGATTGGCAACGGCGCATCTTCTGATAAGGAGGCATCTTCACCC
The genomic region above belongs to Acaryochloris sp. CCMEE 5410 and contains:
- a CDS encoding HEAT repeat domain-containing protein — its product is MYNEEDLSLLDDEDNLESPLDHMAAVDDPAAEAAKPDVEEMLQFLASTDVTQRMIAARAFCELQDPRAIPYLIQLLSDACPLVRVSAAYALGRNPSNTAVLPLIHQFHQDWNGYVRKGVVWALGNCRDQRVLEPLVDALENDISAVRLWAASSLGQLSEIDADVAAAAIPAVLHALQTESMAPVRSNCAWSLGQLSKVLARGDLYGQAIAAMIKALSDEDLGVQEDAKSSLLKLGDPTGLQAIEELESMGLL
- a CDS encoding GerMN domain-containing protein, with the translated sequence MAQLRYQSRRFWGGLVGVALVLGGFGCQPQQTSTETSPSPVASPQPGQTDPEPPVANPELAVYWVAYKDQEQLVLEPTKLPLDNLENATSEEQLVVAFKRLLEGPANADKTNAIPEKTQLNSLKLQEDGIRIDLSREFTTGGGTKSMQARLGQVVYTASSLNPKAAIWISIDGEPLEVLSGDGLIVSQPMTRKEFDDNFSL
- a CDS encoding proline--tRNA ligase, which encodes MRLSQMLFVTLREDPAEAEIPSHKLLLRAGYIRRIGSGIYAYLPLMWRVLQKVSQIVREEMDAAGAQECLLPQIQPAELWQESGRWDTYTQAEGIMFALQDRQDRELGLGPTHEEVITAVARDMIRSYRQLPLNLYQIQTKFRDEIRPRFGLMRGREFIMKDAYSFSADEADLQAIYSKMHDAYCNILRRSGLAYRAVDADSGAIGGSGSQEFMVLAEAGEDEVLYTEDGKYAANVEKAVSLPAEAQPSSFKTLETKETPKVDTIAKLCDCLQCSPTQVVKTVLYEAVYDNGQTILALVSLRGDQAVNEVKLQNELVKLGEVVKGKALIALNVAEGETKWASQPLPLGYIAPNLADSYIQKSKQVHGKFVRLVDQTAVDLKDFVTGANEVGVHQVGVNWKTDIPLPKHVVDVRTALVGDRAVHDPKQTLQTARGIEIGHIFQLGTKYSQALGATYTNEAGKEQPLVMGCYGVGVSRLAQAAVEQSYDKDGIVWPVAIAPYHAIIIIPNGKDSDQVEAAEKLYSELNAAGIETLLDDRTERAGVKFKDADLIGIPYRIVTGRSLKEGNVEMVERATHDAHQIALDQVLPTLKEYLAKAIST
- a CDS encoding DUF3536 domain-containing protein, whose protein sequence is MNTTSYIPENTDQEQSTFKVSTPLRSPTSPLEQAEGVYVTLHGHFYQPPRENPYLGTIERQSSAAPFHDWNERIYHECYRPNAFARIFNDQGEVINIVNNFEYLSFNIGPTLMSWLETYDTEVYQRIIEADRKSCERLQGHGNGIAQVYNHIIMPLANRQDKVTQVRWGKADFQARFGRDPEGMWLAEAAVDMATIEVLIEEGIRFIILAPSQAQRCRLIPGMASDTDANTHPTWEEVGGAQIDPTRPYRCYLLDRERYIDIFFYDGPISRDIGFNAVLSSSQNLANRLGQAVRCDRKPSQLISIATDGETFGHHKRDTEKAIAYAFHETFPQMGWTVTNYAHYLSLHPPTWEVQLKPVTAWSCSHGVDRWQDDCGCGGEGSLWHQKWRRPLRDALDWLRDQLRDIYQEIGGLLFQDPWETRNRYIEIMGQFPRQVQLDSSAADPIQAFLNAHQNHELTPDERVDALRLLEMQRHGLLMYTSCGWFFAELSRPEGVQILRYAARAVDLAADVAGISLEPEFIQRLALAPSNVALFETGAGVYQQLVIPSQIDVQAVAAHYAITSLFNPYPPQHPYFSYQAEQIDYQIQRLGSLSLAIGQLQLTSNVTSESEHLVFCVLHLGGWDFHCGVQLFSGRKQYGEMKAKLFNTLQQASATNIVLAISDTFGHQHYGLHDLLPEERHRIISLLSQETLSRLNQLYTQVYRDNYGVLMAFQYDDLEVPPELLTAAQVALNHRALNTLKGLEKEMSDPELETSQVGASDLAELAAIATEAEQAGCRLKLDAAYPLLEDLILRLLWQLFHHVDVDLSPHRIQRLQILLNLVHQLQLNIHLDRAQELYLRCLQEQMTLLNHSQAITQAQLLEQNGDAMSNQDLSQGNPLSMAQMRQLLQLGRKLAIDIQPWLESYQ
- the cax gene encoding calcium/proton exchanger, with protein sequence MTLKNRIFIVLLLFIPVSIAADLLEWGPLPLFATSALAIVPLAAWMGTATEEIAVVIGPSAGGLLNATFGNATELIIAFIALQAGLVEVVKASITGSILGNLLLVMGLSMLLGGLRFKEQTFQPVVARVNASSMNLAVIAILLPTAIKFSAEGIESQVLQNLSIAVAIVLIGVYGLTLLFSMKTHTYLFDVGVAGMESEEEAHEEGSGNLRLWIGVLLAATLAVAVESEFLVGSLEAATEQLGLTPLFTGVILLPIIGNAAEHATAVTVAMKDKMDLSVSVAVGSSMQIALFVAPALVLAGWVIGQPMDLDFNPFELVAVAVSVLIANSISSDGQSNWLEGTLLLATYAVLGLAFYFHPLT
- a CDS encoding pentapeptide repeat-containing protein, with translation MIKRGVNHWNQWRKQNPRVKPDLSGIDLSEQDLQDINLINANLSRANLSLANLSGAFLAGSDLSNAFLSEANLSRVNFSRADLTKADLSFARLQGATLIEANLYQAILIEACMVQVIFPYADLRQVNLSKADLSEANGIKANLTQAKLDSTQLQQSNLSRAFMSEASLKGANLKGANLSKTDLSFSNLSSALLRDANLGKSIAIEANFRGADLRNTNFKNGQCVKANFSRVDGCEVDLSSANLTGVDLSDADLQQAVLKEANLRDVNFTRCRLFGTNFAAATLTGACIEDISPNATTTLVDVVCDYAYQRNNQQERIPKQGYFEPGDVKTFFAEAQATLNLGLPKDVHWAALTYSLQWLQTQPDCQPVKIQRLEHNPDGTVLLRLAIATSVDKERLQLDLWRVYEETYMMLEPEDGQPLAKPLPSIDPQQYGHHESINRLFDFLTLMMEAITPNGAVINNHDLAVSCNGTNIHDGQTFPELAVTNSLLQGEMADTLQQPHTL
- a CDS encoding S-layer homology domain-containing protein, which translates into the protein MVNPNDPNSESGGVPSSEPGSDPSNAPSADSGPISDELFDSLSELLGDTPANDEPASLPDLDSWSEESTEPPPPTEELGTTLGDTTLIQMGPDVETPPIEELSGIGDRLESVDPANMPLVGEDEGTQPLDAWSETSSDSSSPVLGDLDLPGNLTPEGGELPDPGLPDISAAPTDSSDILSDPFAPPLVEPPVDLTPVVDESSNPNLPDIAASTSAGDTLSDPWSEPAADEQPLITPLSAEIEEPTLIQPPDAPTINEPVEEPISLESTPEESPLPDPWMDDLEPSGAEDPISEISTPETTDISGPNIPPVDAPIPDVVADVPVSTDIPAVEPEIEELPTPEDQPLTVGEDASLSEDAPLPIDENLPVAESPLPIDTEVTPDSSTTPASPGGISSDMGDVSTSDVGAVPTDPVDPDGPAADIPAVISPLGEITDESTALPEAEGLESIPAVESDGEPEVPSTPVPDPVPAPEPVAVGSGPSTGANAGDLGALSGKLPLNRVQAVGLLVALSTLGAITYFGVTGNQQEPSLTPPSSPSVSSSPLNPNPSANSPSGESAGDSPIASAPSVSEDAPSTGETGNTPGQAPTNQTAAVPQGPTEAIGGLDAPDVIPSQLDISDVPEDHWAYPFITKLHAQGIIPDYPDGKFQPDKPVTRAELAAQIQRAFVDEPGQSALTFSDIASDYWAAGAIEDAVDKKFMSGYPEGDFQPDKLVPRYEVLVALVSGLELDIPTSPETSLQQFQDQSQLPGWSKGKIAASTQENIVVSHPEPGLLKPEANATRAEVAAMIYQALVQSGRLEPIESEYVVTPDS